The sequence CCACACACACTGTGTACAAGTAGATAGGAACACAAGCACCAAAGGATATCACTATTTGATAGGCTACATTTACATGAGGTTACAAATAACATGGAACTCGGGCAGTGAACTGATTGGCACTTAAACACCGTGTCCACACCACTACTCAGCCTCATGGCATACAATACACTTGACATAAATACTGCCATCTGACATCAGCATATATACTGGCAGCACAATATTGTTCTTACTATAAAACTATTTCATCACTGGTAAGTTCTCTAAAATATCTATTGTAAAACACAAATGATCATTTGATATATATATAGGATAAGTGATCAATGTAAATAAAAAtcagcttgttgtcattgacTAAACTTGACTGTTAAAATAAATCAGCCTGTCCAGTCTGCCATCTTGTTTTGAGCTGTGATTACATCTaaacattacaataacaggggaggttagcatttttgcaggggtatgatatttgtgactaactttctcactcatccttattcccgattcattcaggactatccgtaatcatggtagcatccacatgaatgtattagtgtttagaaacatatattACTACTTACAAAAAAAGTCACTTCAAAAtgtcacaatacattatttaccatttcaTTATCTATTGGGaagaaaataatctgaaacacaaccaaagcatactccaagaaaggttCAAATCTCACCTTTCTTGTAAAAAACAGTTGTAAACAAGTGGAGGTGTAGTCCTTTTTTAGGACCCAAACTCAAgtactcatgatgatgtatttcctattcaactAAACGGCATGAATGAGGCTTGAAATTACTtctattttttgtaaatatagtaTAATCAATTTATAAAACGACTAACTgtaagatttcaccttccttataactgtaaaatacatatttgtatgtttagtgttagagaaaaagtgcatattttctaaaggtctctATTGATCAAAATGTCTGCCCCATCACTGGGATTTTATATTATATGTTATATTTTTTTCTGATCGTTATGTTAAACCTTATCTGCCTACATATTGTGAGATATAGCTAATTTACAGTCTTTATTCGTAGCTATGGAAAACGCATTGGACGGACACGGTATGGAGCGCATGAGATGCAGAACCAGACTAGGCGAAATAGCCTACAAACCAACATGGTAGGGTTTTATGGTGAAGCTGAGGAAATAGTCTACCCTACGCCCTCACAAGAATGTCACAATGTCTCTCACTGCTAAAACATTGTATTATCAAACTTGTAGGCCAGACAGGTAGTGGAAGCAGGATGCGACGATCTTAAACGGACACAGTAACCTGACGCACTCGGGTTTTGATTTCCTCAGAGTCCTAAAGTGCCCTAATTTTTTAGAATCAAGTAGATTTATGTTTATTTGGCTCGTCTATTTGATATCATAATTTTAATGATATAAAACGTGTGTATGAAGTAGGCCTCACAAATATATTGATTATCACTAGGTTTATATTCCAGGTGTAGGAATTAAAACGTAGAGGACCAGTGAAAACGACCGGCGCTATGACCCCGATCCTCAGCAGCGTTAACGTTGGTAAATGCTATACGGGATCCTTGAGACGTCCATTCCCTAAACCCTAATTTAACCATAAcacttacctaaccctaaccatttcAAATGTAAACTTCAACGAGGTAATTCCAGAGTTGGGACGTCCCAAGGAACCCGGATAGCACGGACCGTTTTACGCGAGCGAAGAGGACACAGTGGCATTAATCAGCAGCTCAGAAAATCAAGAGATCAaaatgatgctgctgctggtgaAAAGGGATTAAACGGAATAAATCTTTCGTCAGTGGCAAATCCAGCGTTCATTAGGTTACTGTTCCAGTTTTCTGCAGTGATGTTTTTGTAACCAGCGCATTTTATCCGGGTTTTTGGTCAGGTTGGCGTTTTAATGACTAATTAATCGTTTTCAATTTCCATAGGAAAACACTGGATGCACGCAGCCTAAAACAATACCGTCGTTTTTTAAATTCTCTTCTGCTATTCAGTTCTAGTCGGCACGGCACATAGGTTCACCGACTCCCCAACATAATTGACTGTCGGTGAGAACGGACCAATTTGTGCTGACAACcgaggaaaggaaagggaaagatGTCGTTGCTGAGCAGCGGTTGTGATGCTTGACTGATCATGATGAAGACCGATTCCTCATCTTCTAAAAGCACCGGCTCCGGTTCGACGCTGAGGAGCCCATCCCCGCACCGGAACGCATACGAGGCGGGGATGCAGGCGCTGAGGCCTGCCAAGGACAATGCTGCGAAAGGCGATCATATGCAGGAAGGGCCCCGCGGCCGCAGGAGTTATGGCTCCAATGTGCACCGTATCAAGAACATGTTCCAGCAGATGCAAGGCCCAGGGAGCACATCTCcctgcagggagggaggggaggacccAGAGAAGACTACTGAGAGGGTGCGTCTCTCCCTCCCCAGAGCCGGTAGCCTGAATGAGAATGTGGACCACAGCGCCTTGCTGAAGCTGGGTTCCACTGTCTCAGAGCAGGTTAACCGGTTCGACCCTAATGCCAAAGCGGAGAATGGGCAGGCTCTCCAAGCTTCATCACCCAGCTACTCCAAGTTGCAGGAGACACGGAAGATTTTCGAACAACAGAAGGCGGCCCAGCAGCTGGAGCAGGAGAAGCAGGCTGCTGCCACCAACCGGGTCCTGCTGAAGACAGAGCAGACCTCGGGCCTGGGCATCCAGGATGGCAGGCTGGACGTGGTGGCGCGGTTCAATGGCAGCACAGAGTCCCTGGACAGCCTGGACACCACCGAGGCCGTGTCCCCCACCGTCTCCCAGCTCAGCGCTGTCTTCGAACGGGCCTCAGAGCTCCGCAACAACCTGCATCGCCTGTCCTCCACACTGCCGCTGCCCTCCCGGGGGGTCAGCACCAAGGTGGGGGTGCAGCTCAACTCCAAAATCATATCTAAGAGGGCGAACCGTGCTTCTGCCCTCCCAACAACCAgccaggaggaggaagggggttggGGCCGCAGCCAGAGGGACCAGGATGGACCTCCCAGAAGCCTCAGGGCctcatcctcctccacctccGATGGCCAAAGCGGAGGGAAGAATGGAGGGCACAGTGGCCCCACACTCCCTGAGCCCAGAGAGGGCCGGGATAAGACTGGGCCAGACTCTGGGTCCCAGGCCAAAATTGAGGGCCAGTCTGAGGATCGTTCTGGTGACCTGGAGCCCAGCAGCACCATAGTTAAATCTGACATCCACCACTTCTCTCTGGAGAATGGAGAgaacagtacagagagagaggcccAGGTAAGGGAGACCTCTCCCAAGGGCACAAGCagtgagagggggaggcagggtggagatggagagatgggccaGGGGGGTACagcagaggagggggaagagaggactgtAAAGGATCAGTCAGGGGGAGAACAGGTGGATATCAGAACATACAGCGCAGTGGGGGAGGACTTTGGAGGGAGccagcaggaagaggaggaggatgaagatgagCCATACGAGCCCGAGTCCAGCTGTCATGAGAAACCTGGGCTGCCTGAAGAGACGGACCCTCCACCTAGCCGGAAGATCTGCTTCAGCACGGGGCCTATCAAGGTGAGTTCACACTCTAATAGAATAAACACCCaatcacacacatgcatacatacacacacacacatacatacatacacacacacacacatacaaacacacacgaaCCGGCACGCACACCCatgcgcacacacccacacacacccacccacacatggtcccatacacacacgcacacgcacccatacacgcacccacgcacacacacacacacacacacacacacacacacacacacacacacaaccactcactcccacacacacgcacacatccacacacgcGCGGAATTCAATTACATTTAGTACTTGATATGTCTCCATCTTTACAACCAGTCCTTATGTAGTGTAGCCCTACGACAGAATTCATATGTCTCCATCTTTACAACCAGTCCTTATGTAGTGTGGCCCTACCACAGATTTCATATGTCTCCATCTTTACAACCAGTCCTTATGTAGTGTGGCCCAACCACAGATTTCATATGTCTCCATCTTTACAACCAGTCCTTATGTAGTGTGGCCCTACCACAGATTTCATATGTCTCCATCTTTACAATCAGTCCTTATGTAGTCTGGCCCTACCACAGATTTAATATGTCTCCATCTTTACAACCAGTCCTTATGTAGTCTGGCCCTACCACAGATTTCATATGTCTCCATCTTTACAATCAGTCCTTATGTAGTGTGGCCCTACCACAGATTTCATATGTCTCCATCTTTACAACCAGTCCTTATGTAGTGTGGCCCTACCCCAGATTTCATATGTCTCCATCTTTACAACCAGTCCTTATGTAGTGTGGCCCTACCACAGATTTCATATGTCTCCATCTTTACAACCAGTCCTTATGTAGTGTGGCCCTACCACAGATTTCCTTCAAACCATAGATTATATGCCTAGTAATTtccccactcccctccctctgccagtaaacattacactcaaaagttccaaaataagaaaagacatttcaaatgtcatattatgtctatatacagtgttgtaacgatgttcaagtacaaaaggcaaaatatatcaacataaatatgggttgtttttacgatgatgtttgttcttcactggttgcccttttcttgtggcaacatgtcacaaatcttgctgcggtgatggcacactgtggtatttcacccagtagatatgagagtttatcattattggatttgattttgaattctttgtgggtccaagtaatctgagggaaatatgtgtctctaatatggtcatacatttagtggttagaatgttgggccagtaaccgaaaggttgctggatcgaatccccgagctgacaaggtaaaaatctgtcgttctgcctgagcaaggcagttaacccactgttccccgggcgccgaagacatggatgtcgattaaggcagccccccgcacctttctgattcagaggggttgggttaaatgcggaagacacatttcagttgaaggcattcagttgtacaactgactaggtatcccctatTTCCctattgggcaggaggttaggaaatgcatc comes from Salmo trutta chromosome 18, fSalTru1.1, whole genome shotgun sequence and encodes:
- the LOC115152872 gene encoding neurabin-2-like — protein: MMKTDSSSSKSTGSGSTLRSPSPHRNAYEAGMQALRPAKDNAAKGDHMQEGPRGRRSYGSNVHRIKNMFQQMQGPGSTSPCREGGEDPEKTTERVRLSLPRAGSLNENVDHSALLKLGSTVSEQVNRFDPNAKAENGQALQASSPSYSKLQETRKIFEQQKAAQQLEQEKQAAATNRVLLKTEQTSGLGIQDGRLDVVARFNGSTESLDSLDTTEAVSPTVSQLSAVFERASELRNNLHRLSSTLPLPSRGVSTKVGVQLNSKIISKRANRASALPTTSQEEEGGWGRSQRDQDGPPRSLRASSSSTSDGQSGGKNGGHSGPTLPEPREGRDKTGPDSGSQAKIEGQSEDRSGDLEPSSTIVKSDIHHFSLENGENSTEREAQVRETSPKGTSSERGRQGGDGEMGQGGTAEEGEERTVKDQSGGEQVDIRTYSAVGEDFGGSQQEEEEDEDEPYEPESSCHEKPGLPEETDPPPSRKICFSTGPIKVFATYPNEDYDRRNEDVDPMAASAEYELEKRVERLDLFPVALEKDGDGLGISIIGMGAGADMGLEKLGIFVKTVTDKGAAHRDGRIQVNDLIVEVDGTSLVGVTQTFAASVLRNTTGTVKFLIGREKPGEQSEVAQLIQQTLEQERWQREVMEQRYSQYMEDQEGGEYGTDEEEDDEEEVSPTHPSAIEVFELAENEDISPLETDPEKLAHKYQELHIKHAVTQAEIQQLKKKLNHAKQDKQRWRVDKTQLEQTLQENKERMEKLEGYWMEAQSLCQAVDEHLKETQAQYQALERKYSKAKRLIKEYQQKEIEYLKKETQRCLQDGAEASLREESGQLHEQVADLECRVEELKSEPL